Proteins encoded within one genomic window of Thermoplasma sp. Kam2015:
- a CDS encoding TFIIB-type zinc ribbon-containing protein — MYVSGPEEQNVQRCPECGSTRIFYDSIRAEAVCSNCGAVISSQLDIAMSAVNRGQLWRTEDHYIGNSMTFFNNKRDALGKPLSHKAKYKYSRLKFLDSIYAGSANRRLGHVINDTYRLAKSIGLPDAVVREAILMYKRNSMNMTQNTSLFAKISATLYVALRNYGYAMPVREAYQLFGLNRRIYRSIFNKTIKMYAKTSGNLNYTAAHPREYVVYAASLLSMDHSARSTALRFVEIKDYIKSGSPASLAGAAVYIAARKAGLHISQNEIARIVGASESSIRNQSKRLVAIVGV, encoded by the coding sequence ATGTACGTCAGCGGTCCAGAGGAGCAGAACGTTCAGAGATGTCCGGAATGCGGTTCCACACGCATTTTTTACGATTCAATTAGGGCAGAGGCCGTATGCTCCAATTGCGGTGCGGTGATATCCTCCCAGCTGGATATAGCCATGTCTGCGGTAAACCGGGGCCAGTTGTGGCGTACAGAGGATCATTATATTGGAAATTCAATGACATTTTTCAATAACAAGAGAGATGCCTTGGGCAAGCCGCTTTCCCATAAGGCCAAGTACAAGTATTCCAGGCTGAAGTTCCTCGATTCAATCTATGCAGGTTCGGCAAACAGGAGGCTTGGCCATGTCATCAACGATACATACAGGCTGGCGAAGAGCATCGGTCTGCCGGATGCGGTAGTGCGCGAAGCCATCCTCATGTACAAAAGGAACAGCATGAACATGACGCAGAACACCTCGCTCTTTGCAAAGATCAGCGCTACGCTCTACGTCGCGCTCAGGAACTATGGTTATGCGATGCCGGTGCGTGAGGCCTATCAGCTGTTCGGGCTCAACAGGCGCATTTACAGATCCATCTTCAACAAGACAATCAAGATGTATGCAAAGACCAGCGGCAATCTGAACTACACTGCAGCCCATCCCAGGGAATATGTGGTGTATGCTGCTTCCCTTCTGTCTATGGACCACAGCGCAAGATCAACCGCCCTGCGCTTCGTTGAGATCAAGGATTACATCAAGAGCGGCTCTCCGGCATCGCTAGCCGGAGCTGCAGTCTACATAGCAGCAAGGAAGGCAGGCTTGCATATATCTCAGAACGAGATAGCCCGCATAGTCGGCGCCTCCGAGTCAAGCATCAGGAACCAGTCAAAAAGGCTCGTAGCCATAGTCGGTGTCTAG
- a CDS encoding site-specific DNA-methyltransferase: MKLINSNAIDALRSLPDESVDCVITSPPYYGLRSYKGADTVWDREPNCEHDWISYKDYKDNLRFRDPNHIASVGNQRNEEIFDKPDITSAICSKCGSWKGQLGLEPTYQMYIEHLMMITKEIKRVLKKTGTVFWNMGDSYAGNMGRRSGWADHKLAHTDEEGREKGIAIVLKADYGNIREKSLMMIPERFAIAMIDDGWILRNKIVWRKVNGLPSSVKDRFSNKWEYVFFFTKSKKYYFDLDSVRKPLADPNRSLRAVSGGNKYNTVGKGINPGINKPRPNIRQKYEQNSSCGGKHGGSIRGNPKGANPGDVIEASANADGEDFLSIPTIPHKEAHFAIYPETLVAPLIEAGCPKGGIVLDPFAGSGTTGVVAQILGRDSILIEISSEYCEIIEERFKPENIQPVAVKLIKQRSSRKLKNPQKTDETGEVIEE; this comes from the coding sequence ATGAAGCTAATAAATAGCAATGCAATCGACGCTCTGAGAAGCCTTCCAGATGAAAGCGTGGACTGTGTTATTACAAGCCCTCCATACTACGGCCTTCGGTCATATAAGGGAGCAGATACGGTGTGGGATAGGGAACCTAATTGCGAACATGATTGGATTTCTTATAAGGATTACAAAGACAACTTAAGGTTCAGAGACCCTAACCATATAGCATCTGTTGGTAATCAAAGAAATGAAGAAATATTTGATAAACCAGATATTACCAGTGCAATCTGCTCAAAATGCGGTTCCTGGAAAGGTCAGTTAGGTCTTGAGCCAACCTACCAGATGTACATCGAACATTTGATGATGATCACTAAAGAAATAAAGCGCGTCCTCAAGAAGACAGGAACGGTGTTCTGGAATATGGGAGATTCGTATGCAGGAAATATGGGCAGGAGGTCTGGCTGGGCCGATCATAAATTGGCGCACACGGATGAGGAAGGCAGAGAAAAGGGTATAGCCATAGTTCTTAAGGCGGATTATGGGAATATTCGAGAGAAATCCCTCATGATGATCCCAGAACGCTTTGCCATTGCTATGATTGATGATGGCTGGATACTTAGGAATAAGATTGTGTGGCGTAAAGTGAACGGCCTTCCATCTTCAGTAAAAGACAGGTTCTCAAATAAATGGGAATATGTGTTCTTCTTCACAAAGAGCAAGAAATACTACTTTGATTTGGATTCTGTGAGAAAGCCATTAGCAGACCCAAATAGATCGCTAAGGGCTGTATCTGGAGGAAACAAGTATAATACAGTAGGGAAAGGTATAAACCCAGGCATAAACAAACCCAGACCAAACATAAGGCAAAAATATGAGCAAAATAGTTCGTGTGGGGGGAAGCACGGTGGCTCTATCCGTGGCAATCCAAAAGGAGCTAACCCCGGGGATGTGATTGAAGCATCTGCTAATGCTGATGGCGAAGACTTTCTGAGTATACCTACTATCCCCCATAAAGAAGCTCATTTTGCAATATACCCAGAAACGCTTGTAGCTCCATTGATAGAGGCAGGTTGTCCAAAGGGAGGTATAGTGCTTGATCCATTTGCTGGTTCAGGAACAACTGGCGTAGTCGCACAGATTTTGGGCAGGGACAGCATACTGATAGAGATATCATCAGAATACTGCGAGATAATAGAGGAGAGGTTTAAGCCGGAGAATATTCAGCCTGTGGCAGTGAAGCTGATTAAACAGAGAAGTTCTAGAAAACTGAAAAACCCCCAGAAAACTGATGAAACTGGAGAGGTGATTGAAGAATGA